In Bacillus sp. BGMRC 2118, a genomic segment contains:
- a CDS encoding SDR family oxidoreductase: MTLTKRQGNSLDKKVAIITGVSCERGIGTAICRKLASQGIHIFFTYFQSTSEWPNSFREELQGFGVSCDGLEIDLSLPYAATTVLEGCAEKLGVPTILVNNAAYSTRDGYASLDIETIDAHYAVNMRTGMLLCVEFVRHFENASLQNGRIINMISGQDLGPMLEELAYVATKGAMTAFTKSLSAEVAHLGITVNAVNPGATDSTWMNDEIRAHLLPKFPMGRIGQPEDAANLIGFLASNESEWITGQVIHSEGGFLRS; this comes from the coding sequence ATGACGTTAACGAAAAGGCAGGGGAATAGTTTGGATAAGAAAGTTGCAATCATAACAGGAGTCAGTTGTGAGAGGGGAATAGGTACGGCAATTTGTAGAAAATTGGCTTCGCAAGGAATACATATCTTTTTTACATACTTTCAATCAACATCCGAATGGCCAAACTCCTTCAGAGAAGAATTGCAAGGCTTTGGTGTTTCATGTGATGGTTTGGAAATCGATTTATCCCTTCCTTATGCTGCTACTACAGTGCTAGAAGGATGTGCTGAGAAACTTGGAGTACCAACCATTCTTGTAAACAATGCTGCCTACTCAACAAGAGATGGATACGCCAGTTTAGATATAGAGACAATAGATGCACACTATGCAGTCAATATGAGGACTGGTATGTTGCTATGTGTTGAATTTGTCCGTCATTTTGAAAATGCCTCATTGCAAAATGGTAGAATCATCAATATGATATCTGGCCAAGACCTTGGACCTATGTTGGAAGAACTCGCATATGTTGCCACTAAGGGTGCAATGACAGCATTTACAAAATCATTATCAGCAGAGGTTGCACATTTAGGTATTACGGTAAATGCAGTAAACCCAGGTGCAACAGATTCAACGTGGATGAACGATGAAATTCGTGCACACCTGTTGCCTAAGTTTCCAATGGGAAGAATCGGGCAGCCAGAAGATGCCGCAAATCTGATAGGATTTCTTGCAAGCAATGAGTCAGAATGGATTACAGGTCAGGTGATTCATTCAGAGGGTGGATTTTTACGGAGTTAA
- a CDS encoding VOC family protein → MIKSMYPYLVMNGNGQEAVKFYEKALKATVLNVQTFGDMPPNPERPTPEEAKDRVLNAHLKVGEVDLMISDTFPGQPYQTGSHITLALIVDNEAETREIFDILAESGRIGMPLQQTFWSPLYGSVTDQFGVNWQVSTNK, encoded by the coding sequence ATGATTAAATCAATGTATCCGTACTTAGTAATGAATGGAAATGGACAAGAGGCTGTGAAATTTTATGAAAAGGCATTAAAAGCAACTGTCCTAAATGTGCAAACTTTCGGTGATATGCCGCCGAATCCAGAGCGTCCAACACCAGAAGAGGCGAAAGATCGTGTCTTAAATGCTCATTTAAAGGTGGGGGAAGTAGACTTAATGATCTCGGATACATTTCCTGGTCAGCCTTACCAAACTGGGTCACATATCACATTAGCACTGATTGTAGATAATGAGGCAGAAACGAGAGAAATCTTTGACATACTAGCTGAGAGCGGGAGAATCGGGATGCCTCTTCAGCAAACATTCTGGAGTCCGTTATACGGAAGTGTGACTGATCAATTTGGAGTAAACTGGCAGGTTTCTACAAATAAATAA
- a CDS encoding VOC family protein: MSLKFDHLVHFSTSLSTVAEKFSSLGFHAVKGGSHPSWGTYNSLCYFSGLRYIEWIGIQNLSIASTSDNLLIQQLVEDSFKGEGFSQIAFRTDNIDNLAIRLSAQGFNTIGPVQGSRMKEDGTLLKWSMLFINDQQYRFPFFIQWGQPDMERNLQLGPMTIHENGTPTLSYIGYAVKDAPSFASNFCRIIESKRLHIYQTYSEIHIEDFAIRFYEKEGTHRPILVGITGVLEDNIVDVAGGSYHLTRV; encoded by the coding sequence ATGTCATTAAAATTTGATCATCTCGTTCATTTCTCTACATCCCTTTCAACAGTAGCAGAAAAATTCTCTTCCTTAGGATTCCATGCAGTCAAAGGAGGTAGTCATCCTAGTTGGGGAACGTACAATTCGTTATGTTATTTTTCTGGATTGCGCTATATTGAGTGGATTGGCATTCAAAACTTATCTATTGCATCAACATCGGATAACCTGCTTATTCAACAACTAGTTGAAGATTCATTTAAAGGTGAAGGCTTTTCACAAATTGCATTCCGAACTGATAATATAGACAATTTGGCTATCAGGTTATCTGCACAAGGCTTTAACACCATAGGACCCGTTCAAGGAAGCCGAATGAAAGAAGACGGTACACTCCTTAAATGGTCTATGCTATTTATAAACGACCAGCAGTATAGATTTCCATTCTTTATTCAATGGGGTCAACCCGACATGGAACGGAATCTTCAGCTGGGCCCTATGACAATTCATGAAAACGGTACTCCCACTCTATCCTATATTGGGTATGCAGTAAAAGATGCACCAAGCTTTGCAAGTAATTTTTGTAGAATTATTGAGTCAAAGAGGCTTCACATCTATCAAACCTATTCGGAAATTCATATTGAAGACTTTGCCATTCGATTTTATGAAAAAGAAGGTACTCACCGTCCTATACTCGTCGGTATTACTGGTGTTTTGGAAGATAATATAGTGGATGTTGCCGGTGGTTCGTATCATCTGACTCGTGTATGA